A portion of the Vulpes vulpes isolate BD-2025 chromosome 5, VulVul3, whole genome shotgun sequence genome contains these proteins:
- the MADD gene encoding MAP kinase-activating death domain protein isoform X10: protein MVQKKKFCPRLLDYLVIVGARHPSSDSVAQTPELLRRYPLEDHAEFPLPPDVVFFCQPEGCLSVRQRRMSLRDDTSFVFTLTDKDTGVTRYGICVNFYRSFQKRMPKDKGDGGAGSRGKEGPRATCAPEEIGTESSESGLSLQPPSADSAPNVTQSPRGKPRAKTGSRSRNSTLTSLCVLSHYPFFSTFRECLYTLKRLVDCCSERLLGKKLGIPRGIQRDTMWRIFTGSLLVEEKSSALLHDLREIEAWIYRLLRSPVPVSGQKRVDIEVLPQELQQALTFALPDPSRFTLVDFPLHLPLELLGVDACLQVLTCILLEHKVVLQSRDYNALSMSVMAFVAMIYPLEYMFPVIPLLPTCMASAEQLLLAPTPYIIGVPASFFLYKLDFKMPDDVWLVDLDSNRVIAPTNAEMLPILPEPESLELKKHLKQALASMSLNTQPILNLEKFHEGQEIPLLLGRPSNDLQSTPSTEFNPLIYGNDVDSVDVATRVAMVRFFNSPNVLQGFQMHTRTLRLFPRPVVAFQAGSFLASRPRQTPFAEKLARTQAVEYFGEWILNPTNYAFQRIHNNMFDPALIGDKPKWYAHQLQPIHYRVYDSNSQLAEALSVPRERDSDSDPTDDSGSDSMDYDDSSSSYSSLGDFVSEMMKCDINGDTPNVDPLTHAALGDASEVEIDELQNQKESEEPGPDSENSQENPPLRSSSSTTASSSPSTVIHGANSEPADSTEVDDKAAVGVSKPPPTVPPSIGKSNVDRRQTEIGEGSVHRRTYDNPYFEPQYGFPPEEEDDEQGESYTPRFSQHVNGNRAQKMLRPNSLKLASDSDAESDSRASSPTSTVSNTSTEGFGGIMSFASSLYRNHSTSFSLSNLTLPTKGAREKTTPFPSLKVFGLNTLMEIVTEAGPGSGEGNRRALVDQKSSVIKHSPTVKREPPSPQGRSSNSSENQQFLKEVVHSVLDGQGVGWLNMKKVRRLLESEQLRVFVLSKLNRTVQSEDDARQDVIPDVEISRKVYKGMLDLLKCTVLSLEQSYAHAGLGGMASIFGLLEIAQTHYYSKEPDKRKRSPTESVNTPVGKDPGLAGRGDPKAMAQLRVPQLGPRAPSAAGKGPKELDTRSLKEENFVASVELWNKHQEVKKQKALEKQRPEVIKPVFDLGETEEKKSQISADSGVSLTSGSQRTDTDSVIGVSPAVMIRSSSQDSEVSTVSNSSGETLGADSDLSSNAGDGPGGEGSTHLASSRGTLSDSEIETNSATSTIFGKAHSLKPSVKEKLVGSPVRSSEDVSQRVYLYEGLLGKERSTLWDQMQFWEDAFLDAVMLEREGMGMDQGPQEMIDRYLSLGEHDRKRLEDDEDRLLATLLHNLISYMLLMKVNKNDIRKKVRRLMGKSHIGLVYSQQINEVLDQLVNLNGRDLSIRSSGSRHMKKQTFVVHAGTDTNGDIFFMEVCDDCVVLRSNIGTVYERWWYEKLINMTYCPKTKVLCLWRRNGSETQLNKFYTKKCRELYYCVKDSMERAAARQQSIKPGPELGGEFPVQDMKTGEGGLLQVTLEGINLKFMHNQVFIELNHIKKCNTVRGVFVLEEFVPEIKEVVSHKYKTPMAHEICYSVLCLFSYVAAVRSSEEDLRTPPRPVSS from the exons ATGGTGCAAAAGAAGAAGTTCTGTCCTCGGTTACTTGACTATCTCGTGATCGTAGGGGCCAG GCACCCAAGCAGTGATAGTGTGGCCCAGACTCCTGAATTATTACGGCGCTACCCACTGGAGGACCACGCTGAGTTTCCCCTGCCCCCAGACGTAGTGTTCTTCTGCCAACCAGAGGGCTGTCTGAGTGTGCGGCAGCGGCGCATGAGCCTGCGGGATGATACTTCTTTTGTCTTCACCCTCACTGACAAGGACACTGGAGTCACTCGTTATGGCATCTGTGTTAACTTCTACCGCTCCTTCCAGAAGCGTATGCCTAAGGACaagggggatgggggggcagggTCCCGTGGGAAGGAAGGACCCCGTGCTACTTGTGCCCCAGAAGAGATTGGCACTGAGAGCTCAGAGAGTGGCTTGTCCCTGCAGCCTCCCAGTGCTGACTCTGCCCCTAATGTAACTCAGTCTCCTCGGGGCAAACCCCGAGCCAAGACGGGGAGCCGCTCCCGCAATAGTACTCTGACATCCTTGTGCGTGCTCAGCCACTATCCCTTCTTCTCCACCTTCCGAGAATGTCTGTACACCCTCAAACGTCTGGTGGACTGCTGCAGTGAGCGGCTGCTGGGCAAGAAACTAGGCATCCCTCGAGGTATACAAAG GGACACTATGTGGCGCATCTTTACTGGATCATTGCTAGTGGAGGAGAAGTCAAGTGCCCTTCTTCATGACCTTCGAGAGATTGAGGCCTGGATCTATCGATTGCTGCGCTCCCCAGTGCCTGTCTCTGGGCAGAAGCGAGTGGACATTGAGGTCCTACCCCAGGAGCTCCAACAAGCTCTGACCTTTGCTCTTCCAGACCCTTCTCGATTCACCCTAGTGGATTTCCCACTGCACCTTCCCTTGGAACTTCTGGGTGTGGATGCCTGTCTCCAGGTGCTAACCTGCATCCTGTTAGAGCACAAG GTGGTGCTACAGTCCCGAGACTACAATGCCCTCTCTATGTCTGTGATGGCGTTTGTGGCAATGATCTACCCGCTGGAGTATATGTTTCCTGTAATCCCACTGCTGCCCACCTGCATGGCATCGGCAGAACAG cTGCTGTTAGCTCCAACTCCGTACATCATCGGGGTCCCTGCCAGCTTCTTCCTCTACAAACTGGACTTCAAAATGCCTGATGATGTATGGCTGGTGGATCTGGACAGCAATAGG GTGATTGCCCCCACCAATGCAGAAATGCTACCAATCCTGCCAGAACCGGAATCGTTGGagctgaaaaagcatttgaagcAG GCCCTTGCCAGCATGAGTCTCAACACCCAGCCCATCCTCAATCTGGAGAAATTCCATGAAGGCCAAGAGATCCCCCTTCTCTTGGGTAGGCCTTCTAACGACTTGCAGTCCACACCTTCCACTGAATTCAACCCACTCATCTATGGCAATGATGTAGATTCTGTGGATGTTGCAACCAG AGTGGCCATGGTCCGTTTCTTCAACTCCCCCAACGTGCTGCAGGGCTTTCAGATGCACACACGTACCCTGCGTCTCTTCCCTCGGCCTGTGGTAGCTTTTCAAGCTGGCTCCTTTCTAGCCTCACGTCCCCGGCAGACTCCTTTTGCTGAGAAACTGGCCAGGACACAGGCTGTGGAGTACTTTGGAGAATGGATCCTTAACCCCACCAACTATGCCTTCCAGCGAATTCACAACA ACATGTTTGATCCAGCCCTGATTGGTGACAAGCCAAAGTGGTATGCTCATCAGCTGCAGCCTATCCATTATCGAGTCTATGATAGCAATTCCCAGCTGGCAGAGGCACTGAGTGTGCCACGAGAGCGTGACTCTGACTCTGACCCTACTGATGACAG TGGCAGTGATAGTATGGATTATGATGACTCAAGCTCTTCCTACTCCTCCCTTGGTGACTTTGTCAGTGAAATGATGAAATGTGACATCAATGGTGATACTCCCA ATGTGGATCCATTGACACACGCAGCCCTGGGGGATGCCAGTGAGGTGGAGATTGATGAGCTGCAAAACCAGAAGGAATCAGAGGAACCTGGCCCAGATAGTGAGAACTCTCAGGAAAACCCGCCACTGCGCTCCAGCTCCAGCACCACTGCCAGCAGTAGCCCCAGCACTGTCATCCATGGAGCTAATTCT GAACCTGCTGACTCAACGGAGGTGGACGATAAGGCAGCAGTAGGTGTCTCCAAGCCCCCCCCCACAGTGCCTCCCAGCATTGGCAAATCGAACGTGGACAGGCGTCAGACAGAAATTGGAGAGGGGTCAGTGCACCGGCGAACCTATGACAATCCATACTTCGAGCCCCAGTATGGCTTTCCCCCTGAGGAGGAGGATGATGAGCAGGGGGAAAGTTACACTCCCCGATTCAGCCAACATGTCAATGGCAATCG GGCTCAAAAGATGCTGCGGCCCAACAGCTTGAAACTGGCAAGCGACTCAGATGCAGAGTCAGACTCTCGAGCGAGCTCTCCCACCTCCACCGTCTCCAACACCAGCACCGAGGGCTTCGGGGGCATCATGTCTTTTGCCA GCAGCCTGTATCGAAACCACAGTACAAGCTTCAGTCTTTCAAACCTCACACTGCCCACCAAAGGTGCCCGAGAGAAGACGACCCCCTTCCCCAGTCTGAAAG TATTTGGGCTAAATACTCTAATGGAGATTGTTACTGAAGCCGGCCCCGGGAGTGGTGAAG GAAACAGGAGGGCCTTAGTGGACCAGAAGTCATCTGTTATTAAACACAGCCCAACAGTGAAAAGAGAGCCTCCATCACCTCAGGGTCGATCCAGCAATTCTAG TGAGAACCAGCAGTTCCTGAAGGAAGTGGTACACAGCGTGCTGGATGGCCAGGGTGTTGGCTGGCTCAACATGAAAAAGGTGCGTCGGCTGCTGGAGAGTGAGCAGCTGCGAGTCTTTGTCCTGAGCAAGCTGAACCGAACTGTGCAGTCAGAGGATGATGCCCGGCAGGACGTCATCCCCGATGTG GAGATCAGCAGAAAGGTGTACAAGGGGATGTTAGACCTGCTCAAGTGCACAGTACTCAGCCTGGAGCAGTCCTATGCCCACGCAGGTCTGGGTGGCATGGCCAGCATCTTTGGGCTTCTGGAGATTGCCCAGACCCACTACTATAGTAAAG AACCAGACAAGCGGAAGAGAAGTCCAACAGAGAGTGTAAATACACCAGTTGGCAAGGATCCTGGCCTGGCTGGGCGGGGGGACCCAAAAGCTATGGCACAGCTGAGAGTACCCCAGCTGGGCCCTCGGGCGCCAAGTGCTGCAGGAAAGGGTCCCAAAGAACTAGACACCAGAAGtttaaaggaagagaattttGTAGCATCTGTTG AATTGTGGAACAAGCACCAGgaagtgaaaaagcaaaaagcTTTGGAAAAACAGA GGCCTGAAGTAATCAAACCCGTCTTTGACCTTGGTGAGACAGAGGAGAAAAAGTCCCAGATCAGCGCAGACAGTGGTGTGAGCCTGACATCTGGTTCCCAG AGGACTGATACAGACTCTGTCATTGGTGTGAGTCCAGCTGTTATGATCCGAAGCTCAAGTCAGGACTCTGAAGTTAGCACC gtGAGTAATAGTTCTGGAGAGACCCTTGGAGCAGATAGTGACCTGAGCAGCAATGCAGGTGATGGACCAGGTGGTGAAGGCAGCACCCACTTGGCAAGCTCTCGGGGCACTTTGTCTGATAGTGAAATTGAGACCAATTCTGCTACCAGCACCATCTTT GGGAAAGCCCATAGCTTGAAGCCAAGTGTAAAGGAGAAGCTGGTGGGCAGCCCAGTTCGCTCTTCCGAAGATGTAAGCCAGCGGGTCTATCTGTACGAGGGACTCCTAG GCAAAGAACGTTCTACTTTGTGGGACCAAATGCAGTTCTGGGAAGATGCATTCTTAGATGCTGTGATGTTGGAGAGAGAAGGGATGGGAATGGACCAGGGTCCCCAGGAAATGATCGACAG GTACCTGTCCCTGGGAGAACATGACCGGAAGCGCCTAGAGGATGATGAAGATCGTTTGCTGGCCACACTTTTGCACAACCTCATCTCCTACATGCTGCTGATGAAG GTAAATAAGAATGACATCCGGAAGAAGGTGAGGCGCCTAATGGgaaagtcccatattgggcttgtGTACAGCCAGCAAATCAATGAAGTGCTTGATCAGCTGGTGAACCTG aaTGGACGTGATCTCTCTATCCGGTCCAGTGGCAGCCGGCACATGAAAAAGCAGACATTTGTGGTACATGCAGGGACAGACACAAATGGAGACATCTTCTTCATGGAG GTGTGTGATGACTGTGTGGTGTTACGTAGTAACATCGGGACGGTGTATGAGCGCTGGTGGTATGAGAAGCTCATCAACATGACCTACTGTCCCAAGACCAAGGTGTTGTGCTTGTGGCGTAGAAATGGCTCTGAGACTCAGCTCAACAAATTCTATACTAAGAAG TGTCGGGAGCTGTACTACTGTGTGAAGGACAGCATGGAGCGGGCTGCTGCCCGGCAGCAAAGCATCAAACCTG GCCCTGAACTGGGTGGCGAGTTCCCTGTGCAGGACATGAAGACTGGTGAGGGTGGCTTGCTGCAGGTCACCCTAGAAGGGATCAATCTCAAGTTCATGCACAACCAG GTTTTCATAGAGCTGAATCACATTAAAAAGTGCAATACAGTCCGAGGCGTCTTTGTCCTGGAGGAATTTG TTCCTGAAATTAAAGAAGTGGTGAGCCACAAGTACAAGACACCAATG GCCCATGAGATCTGCTACTCTGTGTTGTGTCTCTTCTCGTATGTGGCTGCAGTTCGTAGCAGTGAGGAAGATCTCAGGACCCCACCCCGGCCCGTCTCGAGCTGA
- the MADD gene encoding MAP kinase-activating death domain protein isoform X3 encodes MVQKKKFCPRLLDYLVIVGARHPSSDSVAQTPELLRRYPLEDHAEFPLPPDVVFFCQPEGCLSVRQRRMSLRDDTSFVFTLTDKDTGVTRYGICVNFYRSFQKRMPKDKGDGGAGSRGKEGPRATCAPEEIGTESSESGLSLQPPSADSAPNVTQSPRGKPRAKTGSRSRNSTLTSLCVLSHYPFFSTFRECLYTLKRLVDCCSERLLGKKLGIPRGIQRDTMWRIFTGSLLVEEKSSALLHDLREIEAWIYRLLRSPVPVSGQKRVDIEVLPQELQQALTFALPDPSRFTLVDFPLHLPLELLGVDACLQVLTCILLEHKVVLQSRDYNALSMSVMAFVAMIYPLEYMFPVIPLLPTCMASAEQLLLAPTPYIIGVPASFFLYKLDFKMPDDVWLVDLDSNRVIAPTNAEMLPILPEPESLELKKHLKQALASMSLNTQPILNLEKFHEGQEIPLLLGRPSNDLQSTPSTEFNPLIYGNDVDSVDVATRVAMVRFFNSPNVLQGFQMHTRTLRLFPRPVVAFQAGSFLASRPRQTPFAEKLARTQAVEYFGEWILNPTNYAFQRIHNNMFDPALIGDKPKWYAHQLQPIHYRVYDSNSQLAEALSVPRERDSDSDPTDDSGSDSMDYDDSSSSYSSLGDFVSEMMKCDINGDTPNVDPLTHAALGDASEVEIDELQNQKESEEPGPDSENSQENPPLRSSSSTTASSSPSTVIHGANSEPADSTEVDDKAAVGVSKPPPTVPPSIGKSNVDRRQTEIGEGSVHRRTYDNPYFEPQYGFPPEEEDDEQGESYTPRFSQHVNGNRAQKMLRPNSLKLASDSDAESDSRASSPTSTVSNTSTEGFGGIMSFASSLYRNHSTSFSLSNLTLPTKGAREKTTPFPSLKVFGLNTLMEIVTEAGPGSGEGNRRALVDQKSSVIKHSPTVKREPPSPQGRSSNSSENQQFLKEVVHSVLDGQGVGWLNMKKVRRLLESEQLRVFVLSKLNRTVQSEDDARQDVIPDVEISRKVYKGMLDLLKCTVLSLEQSYAHAGLGGMASIFGLLEIAQTHYYSKEPDKRKRSPTESVNTPVGKDPGLAGRGDPKAMAQLRVPQLGPRAPSAAGKGPKELDTRSLKEENFVASVELWNKHQEVKKQKALEKQRPEVIKPVFDLGETEEKKSQISADSGVSLTSGSQRTDTDSVIGVSPAVMIRSSSQDSEVSNSSGETLGADSDLSSNAGDGPGGEGSTHLASSRGTLSDSEIETNSATSTIFGKAHSLKPSVKEKLVGSPVRSSEDVSQRVYLYEGLLGRDKGSMWDQLEDAAMETFSISKERSTLWDQMQFWEDAFLDAVMLEREGMGMDQGPQEMIDRYLSLGEHDRKRLEDDEDRLLATLLHNLISYMLLMKVNKNDIRKKVRRLMGKSHIGLVYSQQINEVLDQLVNLNGRDLSIRSSGSRHMKKQTFVVHAGTDTNGDIFFMEVCDDCVVLRSNIGTVYERWWYEKLINMTYCPKTKVLCLWRRNGSETQLNKFYTKKCRELYYCVKDSMERAAARQQSIKPGPELGGEFPVQDMKTGEGGLLQVTLEGINLKFMHNQVFIELNHIKKCNTVRGVFVLEEFVPEIKEVVSHKYKTPMAHEICYSVLCLFSYVAAVRSSEEDLRTPPRPVSS; translated from the exons ATGGTGCAAAAGAAGAAGTTCTGTCCTCGGTTACTTGACTATCTCGTGATCGTAGGGGCCAG GCACCCAAGCAGTGATAGTGTGGCCCAGACTCCTGAATTATTACGGCGCTACCCACTGGAGGACCACGCTGAGTTTCCCCTGCCCCCAGACGTAGTGTTCTTCTGCCAACCAGAGGGCTGTCTGAGTGTGCGGCAGCGGCGCATGAGCCTGCGGGATGATACTTCTTTTGTCTTCACCCTCACTGACAAGGACACTGGAGTCACTCGTTATGGCATCTGTGTTAACTTCTACCGCTCCTTCCAGAAGCGTATGCCTAAGGACaagggggatgggggggcagggTCCCGTGGGAAGGAAGGACCCCGTGCTACTTGTGCCCCAGAAGAGATTGGCACTGAGAGCTCAGAGAGTGGCTTGTCCCTGCAGCCTCCCAGTGCTGACTCTGCCCCTAATGTAACTCAGTCTCCTCGGGGCAAACCCCGAGCCAAGACGGGGAGCCGCTCCCGCAATAGTACTCTGACATCCTTGTGCGTGCTCAGCCACTATCCCTTCTTCTCCACCTTCCGAGAATGTCTGTACACCCTCAAACGTCTGGTGGACTGCTGCAGTGAGCGGCTGCTGGGCAAGAAACTAGGCATCCCTCGAGGTATACAAAG GGACACTATGTGGCGCATCTTTACTGGATCATTGCTAGTGGAGGAGAAGTCAAGTGCCCTTCTTCATGACCTTCGAGAGATTGAGGCCTGGATCTATCGATTGCTGCGCTCCCCAGTGCCTGTCTCTGGGCAGAAGCGAGTGGACATTGAGGTCCTACCCCAGGAGCTCCAACAAGCTCTGACCTTTGCTCTTCCAGACCCTTCTCGATTCACCCTAGTGGATTTCCCACTGCACCTTCCCTTGGAACTTCTGGGTGTGGATGCCTGTCTCCAGGTGCTAACCTGCATCCTGTTAGAGCACAAG GTGGTGCTACAGTCCCGAGACTACAATGCCCTCTCTATGTCTGTGATGGCGTTTGTGGCAATGATCTACCCGCTGGAGTATATGTTTCCTGTAATCCCACTGCTGCCCACCTGCATGGCATCGGCAGAACAG cTGCTGTTAGCTCCAACTCCGTACATCATCGGGGTCCCTGCCAGCTTCTTCCTCTACAAACTGGACTTCAAAATGCCTGATGATGTATGGCTGGTGGATCTGGACAGCAATAGG GTGATTGCCCCCACCAATGCAGAAATGCTACCAATCCTGCCAGAACCGGAATCGTTGGagctgaaaaagcatttgaagcAG GCCCTTGCCAGCATGAGTCTCAACACCCAGCCCATCCTCAATCTGGAGAAATTCCATGAAGGCCAAGAGATCCCCCTTCTCTTGGGTAGGCCTTCTAACGACTTGCAGTCCACACCTTCCACTGAATTCAACCCACTCATCTATGGCAATGATGTAGATTCTGTGGATGTTGCAACCAG AGTGGCCATGGTCCGTTTCTTCAACTCCCCCAACGTGCTGCAGGGCTTTCAGATGCACACACGTACCCTGCGTCTCTTCCCTCGGCCTGTGGTAGCTTTTCAAGCTGGCTCCTTTCTAGCCTCACGTCCCCGGCAGACTCCTTTTGCTGAGAAACTGGCCAGGACACAGGCTGTGGAGTACTTTGGAGAATGGATCCTTAACCCCACCAACTATGCCTTCCAGCGAATTCACAACA ACATGTTTGATCCAGCCCTGATTGGTGACAAGCCAAAGTGGTATGCTCATCAGCTGCAGCCTATCCATTATCGAGTCTATGATAGCAATTCCCAGCTGGCAGAGGCACTGAGTGTGCCACGAGAGCGTGACTCTGACTCTGACCCTACTGATGACAG TGGCAGTGATAGTATGGATTATGATGACTCAAGCTCTTCCTACTCCTCCCTTGGTGACTTTGTCAGTGAAATGATGAAATGTGACATCAATGGTGATACTCCCA ATGTGGATCCATTGACACACGCAGCCCTGGGGGATGCCAGTGAGGTGGAGATTGATGAGCTGCAAAACCAGAAGGAATCAGAGGAACCTGGCCCAGATAGTGAGAACTCTCAGGAAAACCCGCCACTGCGCTCCAGCTCCAGCACCACTGCCAGCAGTAGCCCCAGCACTGTCATCCATGGAGCTAATTCT GAACCTGCTGACTCAACGGAGGTGGACGATAAGGCAGCAGTAGGTGTCTCCAAGCCCCCCCCCACAGTGCCTCCCAGCATTGGCAAATCGAACGTGGACAGGCGTCAGACAGAAATTGGAGAGGGGTCAGTGCACCGGCGAACCTATGACAATCCATACTTCGAGCCCCAGTATGGCTTTCCCCCTGAGGAGGAGGATGATGAGCAGGGGGAAAGTTACACTCCCCGATTCAGCCAACATGTCAATGGCAATCG GGCTCAAAAGATGCTGCGGCCCAACAGCTTGAAACTGGCAAGCGACTCAGATGCAGAGTCAGACTCTCGAGCGAGCTCTCCCACCTCCACCGTCTCCAACACCAGCACCGAGGGCTTCGGGGGCATCATGTCTTTTGCCA GCAGCCTGTATCGAAACCACAGTACAAGCTTCAGTCTTTCAAACCTCACACTGCCCACCAAAGGTGCCCGAGAGAAGACGACCCCCTTCCCCAGTCTGAAAG TATTTGGGCTAAATACTCTAATGGAGATTGTTACTGAAGCCGGCCCCGGGAGTGGTGAAG GAAACAGGAGGGCCTTAGTGGACCAGAAGTCATCTGTTATTAAACACAGCCCAACAGTGAAAAGAGAGCCTCCATCACCTCAGGGTCGATCCAGCAATTCTAG TGAGAACCAGCAGTTCCTGAAGGAAGTGGTACACAGCGTGCTGGATGGCCAGGGTGTTGGCTGGCTCAACATGAAAAAGGTGCGTCGGCTGCTGGAGAGTGAGCAGCTGCGAGTCTTTGTCCTGAGCAAGCTGAACCGAACTGTGCAGTCAGAGGATGATGCCCGGCAGGACGTCATCCCCGATGTG GAGATCAGCAGAAAGGTGTACAAGGGGATGTTAGACCTGCTCAAGTGCACAGTACTCAGCCTGGAGCAGTCCTATGCCCACGCAGGTCTGGGTGGCATGGCCAGCATCTTTGGGCTTCTGGAGATTGCCCAGACCCACTACTATAGTAAAG AACCAGACAAGCGGAAGAGAAGTCCAACAGAGAGTGTAAATACACCAGTTGGCAAGGATCCTGGCCTGGCTGGGCGGGGGGACCCAAAAGCTATGGCACAGCTGAGAGTACCCCAGCTGGGCCCTCGGGCGCCAAGTGCTGCAGGAAAGGGTCCCAAAGAACTAGACACCAGAAGtttaaaggaagagaattttGTAGCATCTGTTG AATTGTGGAACAAGCACCAGgaagtgaaaaagcaaaaagcTTTGGAAAAACAGA GGCCTGAAGTAATCAAACCCGTCTTTGACCTTGGTGAGACAGAGGAGAAAAAGTCCCAGATCAGCGCAGACAGTGGTGTGAGCCTGACATCTGGTTCCCAG AGGACTGATACAGACTCTGTCATTGGTGTGAGTCCAGCTGTTATGATCCGAAGCTCAAGTCAGGACTCTGAA gtGAGTAATAGTTCTGGAGAGACCCTTGGAGCAGATAGTGACCTGAGCAGCAATGCAGGTGATGGACCAGGTGGTGAAGGCAGCACCCACTTGGCAAGCTCTCGGGGCACTTTGTCTGATAGTGAAATTGAGACCAATTCTGCTACCAGCACCATCTTT GGGAAAGCCCATAGCTTGAAGCCAAGTGTAAAGGAGAAGCTGGTGGGCAGCCCAGTTCGCTCTTCCGAAGATGTAAGCCAGCGGGTCTATCTGTACGAGGGACTCCTAG GAAGGGACAAAGGATCGATGTGGGACCAGTTAGAGGATGCGGCTATGGAGACCTTTTCTATAA GCAAAGAACGTTCTACTTTGTGGGACCAAATGCAGTTCTGGGAAGATGCATTCTTAGATGCTGTGATGTTGGAGAGAGAAGGGATGGGAATGGACCAGGGTCCCCAGGAAATGATCGACAG GTACCTGTCCCTGGGAGAACATGACCGGAAGCGCCTAGAGGATGATGAAGATCGTTTGCTGGCCACACTTTTGCACAACCTCATCTCCTACATGCTGCTGATGAAG GTAAATAAGAATGACATCCGGAAGAAGGTGAGGCGCCTAATGGgaaagtcccatattgggcttgtGTACAGCCAGCAAATCAATGAAGTGCTTGATCAGCTGGTGAACCTG aaTGGACGTGATCTCTCTATCCGGTCCAGTGGCAGCCGGCACATGAAAAAGCAGACATTTGTGGTACATGCAGGGACAGACACAAATGGAGACATCTTCTTCATGGAG GTGTGTGATGACTGTGTGGTGTTACGTAGTAACATCGGGACGGTGTATGAGCGCTGGTGGTATGAGAAGCTCATCAACATGACCTACTGTCCCAAGACCAAGGTGTTGTGCTTGTGGCGTAGAAATGGCTCTGAGACTCAGCTCAACAAATTCTATACTAAGAAG TGTCGGGAGCTGTACTACTGTGTGAAGGACAGCATGGAGCGGGCTGCTGCCCGGCAGCAAAGCATCAAACCTG GCCCTGAACTGGGTGGCGAGTTCCCTGTGCAGGACATGAAGACTGGTGAGGGTGGCTTGCTGCAGGTCACCCTAGAAGGGATCAATCTCAAGTTCATGCACAACCAG GTTTTCATAGAGCTGAATCACATTAAAAAGTGCAATACAGTCCGAGGCGTCTTTGTCCTGGAGGAATTTG TTCCTGAAATTAAAGAAGTGGTGAGCCACAAGTACAAGACACCAATG GCCCATGAGATCTGCTACTCTGTGTTGTGTCTCTTCTCGTATGTGGCTGCAGTTCGTAGCAGTGAGGAAGATCTCAGGACCCCACCCCGGCCCGTCTCGAGCTGA